Proteins from a single region of Candidatus Woesearchaeota archaeon:
- the gatD gene encoding Glu-tRNA(Gln) amidotransferase subunit GatD, with protein sequence MVQPGDHVRITTKTSKEEGILMPSPKEGVVLLKLVNGYNMGFERVDIERIDLIVKGDAPQALSHVPLTSRADLPTIAILHTGGTIASKVDYRTGGVATNFTPQDLVSLFPELTDIANIDSELIAQMWSDDLRFPHFKLIAQKIEEHVKKGVKGIIIGMGTDNLAVGAAALSFIVESTPVPIIFVGAQRSSDRGSSDAGMNLICAAEFIAKTDFGGVAICMHAHENDDQCVILPATKTYKLHTSRRDAFKSVNVGAYAHVDYATREVCFLTQEYPRVSSSLVIKPNMEDKVGLLKIHVHMFPEQFEFFRGYKGLVIEGTGLGHTPGQLPNELCAIHKEIYPALKRVIESGCVVVMTSQCIYGGVNMNVYSKGRDLLELGVISGEDMLANTAFVKLAWLLANYSSSDVKRLIGQNLRGEICEKIIYEP encoded by the coding sequence ATGGTTCAACCTGGCGATCATGTTCGTATCACTACCAAAACTTCAAAGGAAGAAGGTATTCTTATGCCTAGTCCAAAAGAAGGTGTTGTGCTGCTCAAACTTGTAAACGGATACAATATGGGTTTTGAACGGGTTGATATTGAGAGAATTGATCTTATTGTGAAAGGCGATGCACCACAGGCTTTGTCCCATGTTCCTCTAACATCTCGCGCTGATTTACCTACGATTGCTATTTTACATACTGGTGGAACGATTGCAAGTAAAGTTGATTATCGTACAGGTGGCGTTGCGACTAATTTTACTCCGCAGGATTTAGTTAGTTTATTTCCTGAATTAACAGATATTGCTAACATTGATTCTGAACTGATTGCGCAGATGTGGAGTGATGATCTACGTTTTCCTCATTTCAAGCTCATTGCGCAAAAAATTGAGGAGCATGTCAAAAAAGGTGTGAAAGGAATTATCATCGGAATGGGTACAGATAATCTGGCAGTTGGCGCTGCGGCTCTTTCGTTTATTGTTGAATCAACTCCTGTTCCTATTATCTTTGTTGGCGCACAGCGTTCTTCTGATCGTGGTAGTTCTGATGCGGGAATGAATCTTATTTGCGCAGCAGAGTTTATTGCAAAAACTGATTTTGGCGGTGTGGCGATTTGTATGCATGCACACGAAAATGACGATCAATGCGTAATCTTGCCTGCAACAAAAACGTATAAATTACATACTTCTCGACGTGATGCATTTAAATCGGTGAATGTAGGGGCATATGCTCATGTTGACTATGCAACACGAGAAGTGTGTTTCTTAACTCAAGAGTATCCGCGAGTTTCTTCCTCTCTTGTGATTAAACCGAATATGGAAGATAAAGTAGGGTTACTCAAGATTCATGTTCATATGTTTCCGGAACAATTTGAGTTTTTCAGAGGATACAAAGGTCTGGTTATAGAGGGGACCGGCTTAGGGCATACGCCTGGGCAATTGCCTAATGAATTATGTGCAATTCACAAAGAGATTTATCCAGCGTTAAAACGGGTTATCGAGAGTGGCTGTGTGGTGGTCATGACTTCACAATGTATCTATGGCGGGGTCAACATGAATGTGTATTCCAAAGGACGAGATTTACTCGAATTAGGTGTTATTTCTGGTGAAGATATGTTGGCTAATACGGCATTTGTGAAATTGGCATGGTTGCTGGCAAATTATTCTTCATCTGATGTGAAGAGGCTTATTGGTCAAAATTTGCGTGGCGAGATTTGTGAAAAGATTATTTATGAACCTTGA